In the Oncorhynchus masou masou isolate Uvic2021 unplaced genomic scaffold, UVic_Omas_1.1 unplaced_scaffold_856, whole genome shotgun sequence genome, ACATGGTAAACTATACAGGTtagttagacaacaacaacaacctgacatggtaaactacacaggttagttagacaacaacaacaacaacaacctgacaCGATAAACTACACAGGTtagttagacaacaacaacaacctgacaCGGTAAACTATACAGGTtagttagacaacaacaacaacctgacatggtaaactacacaggttagttagacaacaacaacaacaacaacctgacaCGATAAACTATACAGGTTAGTTAGACAACAACAACCTGACATGGTAAACTATACAGGTTAGTTAGACAACAACAAACTGACATGGTAAACTATACAGGTTAGTtagacgacaacaacaacaaactgacaTGGTGAACTACACAGGTtagttagacaacaacaacaacctgacatggtaaactacacaggttagttagacaacaacaacaacctgacatggtaaactatacaggttagttagacgacaacaacaacaaactgacaTGGTAAACTCACAGGTTAGTtagacgacaacaacaacaaactgacatggtaaactatacaggttagttagacgacaacaacaacaaactgacaTGGTGAACTACACAGGTtagttagacaacaacaacaaactgacatggtaaactatacaggttagttagacaacaacaacaacaaactgacaTGGTGAACTACACAGGTtagttagacaacaacaacaacctgacatGGTAAACTACACAGGTTAGTTAGACGACAACAACAACCTGACATGGTAAACTACACAGGTTAGTTAGACAACAACAACCTGACATGGTAAACTATACAGGTtagttagacaacaacaacaacctgacatggtaaactatacaggttagttagacaacaacaacaacctgacatggtaaactacacaggttagttagacaacaacaacaacctgacatggtaaactacacaggttagttagacaacaacaacaacctgacatggtaaactacacaggttagttagacaacaacaacaaactgacaTGGTAAACTACACAGGTtagttagacaacaacaacaacctgacatggtaaactacacaggttagttagacaacaacaacaacctgacatggtaaactacacaggttagttagacaacaacaacaacctgacatGGTAAACTATACAGGTTAGTTAGACAACAACAAACTGACATGGTAAACTACACAggttagacaacaacaacaatctgACATGGTGAACTACACAGGTTAGTTAGACGACAACAACAAACTGACATGGTAAACTATACAGGTTAGTTAGACAACAACAACCTGACATGGTAAACTATACAGGTtagttagacaacaacaacaacaaactgacaTGGTAAACTATACAGGTTAGTTAGAGTTAACTGGTAACACTGCAAAACCAACTACTGACCTTCAGCCTAGCAATCCACTTTGCACAGGCTGatttcacacacacaaatatatgtacaaaagtatgtggacacactttcaaattagtgaattcggctatttcagccacacccgttgctgacaggtatacaAAACTGAGCAcgctgccatgcaatctccataggagAACATTTGTAGTAgaacggccttactgaagagctcagtgactttcaacaaggcacggtcataagatgccacctctccaacaagtcagttcatcaaatgtctgccctgctagagttgccccgGGCAACTAAGTGTTGTTAGattgaagtggaaacgtctaggagcaacaacggctcagccgggaagcggtaggccacacaagctcacagaacaggaccgccgagcGATGTAGCCCATAAGAGCATAAAAATTGtatgtccttggttgcaacactcactaccatgttcaaaactgcctctggaagcaacgtcagcacaagaactgtttgtcaggagattacatgaaatgggtttccatggccgagcagccacacacaagcctaagatcaccacgcgcaatgccaagtgtcggctggaatagtgtaaagctcaccgccattgggctctggagcagtggaaacacgttctcacACTTCACCTTCTGGCAGTCCGTCAGACAAATCTGGtgttggcagatgccaggagaacgctacctgccccaatgcatagtgccaactgtaaagtttggtggaggaggaataatggtctggggctgtttttcatggttcgggccccttagttcaagtgaagggaaatcttaatgctacagtatacaatgacattccatacgattctgtgcttccaactttgtggcagcagtttggggaaggtccttttctgtttcagcatgacaatgcccctgtgcacaaagtgaggtctatacagaaattgtttgttgagattggtgtggaagtggaacttgactggcctgcactgagccctgacctcaactccatcgaaaaccattgggatgaattggaatgccgactgtgagccagacctaatcacccaacatcagtgtcagacctcactaatgctcgtggctgaatggaagcatgcccccacaacaatgttccaacatctagtggaaagccttcccagaagagtggaggctgttatagcagcaaagggggggtaccaactccatattaatgcccatgattttggaatgagatgttggacaagcaagcgtccacatacttttggtcacgtAGTGTAACAATACAGTTCTACCCAAGTAGATCATTCTCAGTTTGCTGTGCAAAAACAACAAGGACTCCCCCTACTGTACAGCAGCAGTACATTAGAAAACCATTAGAAAATGGCTAAATGTATCTACTTAATGACCTGAACTGGAAAATGTGCAATCacgaaaaaaaaaaacactggcatACCTCTCTTTGTTGTCCCCGTTGACCCGCTGGTCTCTGATGCCCATTTCTGTATACATGAACGTTGCCTTGAGAAGCAAAACAGACGACCAATAGATGAAGCATTAGCAGTGGAGGCGGCAGTAAAATTTGTAGATGTAATGGTTTctaatgactgtgtgtgtgtgtgtgtgtgtgtgtgtgcgtgtcactCACTTGCTGGAAAACCCCCTCCGAAGAACATATTGAAGAGGTCCTCAGGTGAAATATCGGCCTGGAAGTCGCCGTTGGTCTGGCCCTGTCTTGACGGATGTCTCTTTTCCTCACCACACTGGTCATACTGTTTCCTCTTGTCAGCATTACTCAAGCAGGCATAGGCATTTCCAATAGCTGGGCGAAAACAAACACCTTTTTAGGTACCTTCAAATTACATTAAATGATATACAATTCATTGGACCGGTTTCCTGGATACAGATTAGACTAGAAAACATTCTCAGTTTAACACGTTTCAGTCCAGGacgaggcttaatctgtgtccgtcAACCCGGATCCTTTGACTGGTTATCACATTCAAACAATTAAGAGAATAAGTATGGTTTGGGGGCGCACCTTTAAACGCCTCAGTGGCACCCGGTGCGTGGTTTTTGTCGGGATGGAATTTCAACGCTAATTTTCGATACGACTTCTTGAGATCTTCTTCAGATGCATCTTTCTTCACTCCAAGAATCTCATAGAAGTCTTTACACTGTTTTATTCTGGAAACAAAGAAGAAGACCACTATAAAAGACAAAACACTCAATTGTTTCAAGACATTTTCATGTTCCGATAAGGAAGATTCATTGTGGAAAGTGGATGTTAAACAGATGTTTGATGATAATGTTCTGGAAGCCTTGACGCAGTTTCAATATaacatgccatttagcagatgcttttatcaacaaatatatatatacacactgctcaaaaaaataaaagggaacacttaaacaacaccatgtaactccaagtcaatcacacttctgtgaaatcaaactgtccacttaggaagcaacactgattgacaatagatttcacatgctgttgtgcaaatggaatagacaacaggtggaaattataggcaattagcaagacacccacaataaaggagtggttctgcaggtggtgaccacagaccacttctcagttcctatgcttcctggctgatgttttggaacaaactccctcacgacgccaggacagcggagtcaatcaccaccttccggagacacctgaaaccccacctcttcaaggaatacctaggataggataagtaatccttctcaccccccccacttaaatgatttagatgcactattgtaaagtggctgttccactggatgtcagaaggtgaattcaccaatttgtaagtcgctctggataagagcgtctgctaaatgacttaaatgtaatgtaatgttttggtcacttttgaatgctggcggtgctttcattctagtggtagcatgagacggagtctacaacccacacaagtggctcaggtagtgcagctcatccaggatggcacattaatgcgagctgtggcaagaaggtttgctgtgtctgtcagtgtagtgtccagagcatggaggcgctaccaggagacaggccagtacatcatgagacgtggaggaggccgtaggagggcaacaacccagcagcaggaccgctacctccacctttgtgtaaggaggagcaggaggagcattgccagagccctgcaaaatgacttccagcaggccacaaatgtgcatgtgtctgctcaaacggtcagaaacagactccatgagggtggtatgagggcccgacgtccacaggtgggggttgtgcttacagcccaacaccgtgcaggacgtttggcatttgccagagaacaccaagattggcaaattcgccactggtgccctgtgctcttcacagatgaaagcaggttcacactgagcacatgtgaaagacgtgacagagtctggagacgccgtggagaacgttctgctgcctgcaacatcctccagcatgaccagtttggtggtgggtcagtcatggtgtggggtggcatttctttggggggccgcacagccctccatgtccTCGCCagtggtagcctgactgccattaggtacggagatgagatcctcagaccccttgtgagaccatatgctggtgtggttggccctgggttcctcctaatgcaagacaatgctagacctcatgtggctggagtgtgtcagcagttcctgcaagaggaaggcattgatgctatgggactggcctgcccgttccccagacctgaatccaattgagcacatctgggacatcatgtctcgctccatccaccacagactgtccaggagttggcggatgctttagtccaggtctgggaggagatccctcaggagaccatccgccacctcatcaggagcatgcccaggcgttgtagggagtttatacaggcacgtggaggccacacacactactgagcctcattttgacttgttttaaggacattacatcaaagttggatcagcctgtagtgtggttttccactttaattttgagtgtgactccaaatccagacccccatgggttgataaatttaatttccattgataatttgtgtgtgattttgttgtcagcatattcaactatgtaaagaaaaaagtatttaataagaatatttcattcattcagatctaggatgtgttattttagtgttccctttatttttttgagcagtgtatatggtCCCAGCTCAGCAGGAacgttgggcggcaggtagcctaacggGTAAGAGCGTTGGGTGAAAAATCTGTTCGAATCCAAGCCAGCGACCTTTCGCATTTAACCCCCAACAACTGTTCTCCGGGCAGGGATGACATGGATTTCGATTAAGGCAACCcctcgcacctctctgattcagaggggttgggttaaatgaggggagacacattttggttgaatgtattcagttgtgcaactgactaagTCTCCTTTTCCTTCACTTTCCTTGTAATTACATTTTATATGATAATAATTGCAATGATACTAAATTCCATGCATCCTACTTCTTGACAGCATCCAGTTGATCTGAGGTGTAGGATTTGGCTGTCTGTGAGGCCTTCTCTCCTTGGTCTTCCTCCCCAGGTCTTCGCTGCCTTGGCCCAGTGCCATCACTGGTTCCTGACTGGTTGTCATGTCCAGGGGTGAAACCATTTTTTGCAATCAAGTCCAGCAGTGCTGGAAATACAGATAGAGAGTAACATTTAGAGGAACATTCGAGTATCGTAGTTTCCCCCCAGAAACGTCTCCACTGAGCAGGCCCATTGGGGCAAATCTCAGATGACATCTCCCTCTTGTACAGTCAAAAGCACACGGAGTGAGTGCTTCGAAGTAACAGCGTCAAAGACCGCTAGCTATGCAGCTACACAGTTTGTATTTAACCAGCAACATGAGATTGGGTGCAACTGAATGTACTGACTACATAACTTACGTTAGATAGCTCGCTAATATAACCAGCAGAATTAAACGGACTGTGTATACTACAACAGTGACAATGCAAAATCCAGACAGATTAGATGTTTTATATGAAAACTCGGCGATAATTAGCTAGCTATAGCAGCGAGATGGGTAACGTATTTTCGTAACTATAGAGGGCCCTCAATTTCCCCAGTAAAAATGTAGCCTGGATGCTAGCTGGCATTCATGTCGCTTCTCAAGCGGCCGTCTCTTACCTCTCGCCTTATCCGTCGGAAAAAGTTTCTGTGCCTTTTCTAGAAATCTAACAGCCTTCTCTGCTTGATTATTTGTTAATGCAGCAGTTGCAATGTCAATGCAACGCTCTGCTTCGTCCCTGTTTACTTCCATTGCGGGACGCAGCTTGAGGTAAATAAAAAAAGAACGCTATAATAGCTGTTGTAGGGCGCTTTCTAATGACGCCACGCAGTAAGTAGGGACGAGGTGGTGGGGTCACGCTGGTATTGCCTACTAGATGGAGCCAAACTTTCCATaacagagccatcacctacagagagatgaacctggagaagcaggctggtcctggggctctgttgacaaacacaaacagagccccaggacagcaacacaattagacccaaccaaatcataaaataacaaaaatataattagttgacacattggaaagaattaacataaaaacagagcaaactagaatgctatttggccctaaacagagagtacacagtggctgaatacctgtccactgtgactgacccaaacttaaggaaagctttgactatgtacagactcagtgagcatggccttgctattgagaaaggccaccgtaggcagacatgagaagacaggctatgtgctcactgcccacaaaatgaggtggaaactgagctgcacttccaaaccaactgccaaatgtatgaccatatttttttttctttacctttatttaactaggcaagtcagtcatatatttccctcagattacacagacccacaaagaatttgaaaactcccatatctattgggtgaaataccagtgtgccatcacagcagcaagaaaagggcaaccagtgaagaacaaacaccattgtaaatacaacccatatttattttttattcattttcccttttgtattcgttgcaacactgtatatagacataatgacatttgaaatgtctctatttcctttggaacttttgcgaatgtaatgtttactgttcattttatattatttatttcacttttgtttatgatctatttcacttgctttgacaataaagccctttgaattgaattgccCTTATGGGGCCCCATGATTGAGCCAGATGGTGTTTTAAGTGGAATCAAATCTCATTGAAGTACGGCTACGTACCGTTTTATCGCAGTTCCAGCAAAATGCTTATGTATCTAGTtcaaacagtgcagtaatatctagcaatacatttttttccacctttatttaaccaggtaggcaagttgagaacaagttctcatttacatttgcgacctggccaagataaagcaaagcagttcgacacatacaacgacacagagttacacatggagtaaaacaaacatacagtcaataatacagtatataaaagtctatatacgatgtgagcaaatgaggtgagataagggaggtaaaggcaaaagaaggccatggtggcgaagtaaatacaatatagcaagtaaaacactggaatggtagattcgCAGTGGAAAGAAAAATAACAATTACGCACATATTCCAAaggttaaaataataataataataaagaacAAGATATTAAGACGTCAGAATGAGCCAGAGTTGGCACCACGTGTTCAAAAGTGGTGTGGAAAAATTAGTAAGTGTCTTTTCTCTGGTTTGGAGTTTTTCTTGATCTCATGACctggtctctctgctgtctcctgtagtccacgatcatctccttccttttgttgacgttgagggagagataaGCAAACTGACCTGTATATTTGTCTATGGATTTCAACCGGAATCCCTTATTATTACCTTAATAAAATCATACGGGTTGCAGGTTTGAATCCCGGGTCCGATGAGAATAGTCTGGTGGGATAGCTAACAGAGGCGTGTTATGAAATCCTAGATACCGTGGCTTGATGTTGGGCTGAAACAGGcgggtattcccaaactggggtacacgcgcaatgccgtcgggggacgcaaaataaaaatgtgattcacatttaaaaCAATAATTGtaatattttccaacggggctatacatttgggtgcattttttttctcccctaagtagcctcgtttcactgccccTGTAAcagaggggaaccactacttcaaggtctcagagcaagtggcgTCAATGATTGAAACGTTATTTAGCGCGCACCATCGCTAgttggtgcgcgctaaatagcgtttcacaTCCGTCACACCCCCTCGATGATGGTGGAGCAAAAGCAATGACAGGCAGACATAGTGGAGTCGTAACGCGCGTGccagcagttgctcccgacgccacttgggtccactgcagcatccactgagaggttcttgctgccaagggaatgcttgacagcttgaaagacgttttggacactacagtgaaaatggatAACTTTgctaaagcaaggcccctgaactcttgtgtattttctgcatgaTGTAGGCAgcaaccatgtaacgcttttacaacagaCAGAAGTGGGCTGGTTATCAAGGGACAAATTATTGGCAGGTTTttctcatttttttttttaattgagagaagttttctttactgaccataatgttcacttgtctgaccggttgcatgatgacgagtttctcacacgactggccgaTCTGTGTGAtatttttttctcgcctgaaagATGTGAATCTATTATTACAGGGACTCTcagcaactatattcaatgtgcaggacaaaattgaggctatgatgaATTGAGATCCGCactttttttaaaacattttagtcTGAAATGACATACCtgaaatctaactgcctgtagctcagaacctgaagcaaggatatgaatattcctggtaccatttgaaaggaaacactttgaagtttatgtaaatgtgaaaggaatgtagtagaatataacacaatatatctggtaaaaaaaaaacggttcttttttttgtaccatcatctttgaaatgcaagataaaggctataatgtattattccagcccaggtgcaatttagatgttGTCCATGAGATGGCAGCACTgcatgtgcaacgttttagactgatccaatgaaccatttcatttctgttcaaaatgttttatgaagactgcccaaatgtgcctaatttgtttattaataacttttcatgttcaaatctgcccaaatgtgcactctcctcaaacaatagaatgctattctttcactgtaatagctactgtaaattggacagtgcagttagattaacaagaatttaagctttctgccaatatcaacaacctcatgctaatcgcattagcctacattagctcaaccgtcccatggaagggacaccgatcccaaagaagttttaagaaGTTGGagttcttctctgtctgcattaacaaggacaacacacaggtctttccatcattgtatgattttttgtgtgcaaatgaactcaagcttacggacaatgtcaaatgtgatacaaAGCaaatggacaatgtcaaatgtgatatataGCAAAGCacttgagtgagttgggtgcgcaaatAC is a window encoding:
- the dnajb12b gene encoding dnaJ homolog subfamily B member 12b, which codes for MEVNRDEAERCIDIATAALTNNQAEKAVRFLEKAQKLFPTDKARALLDLIAKNGFTPGHDNQSGTSDGTGPRQRRPGEEDQGEKASQTAKSYTSDQLDAVKKIKQCKDFYEILGVKKDASEEDLKKSYRKLALKFHPDKNHAPGATEAFKAIGNAYACLSNADKRKQYDQCGEEKRHPSRQGQTNGDFQADISPEDLFNMFFGGGFPASNVHVYRNGHQRPAGQRGQQREVCQCFFFS